Genomic segment of Apostichopus japonicus isolate 1M-3 chromosome 8, ASM3797524v1, whole genome shotgun sequence:
TCTGCATTTTGAGTCTTAAGGTGTGgatgttaaaaaaaacaaaaagttggACATTAACTAATTGAGAGACAGAGAGAATAAATCATCCTGATATCAACAAAactttttaatcatttatttgcGTGGAGCTTCTTGAAGCTAGGCTTCTGATATAGCCTACCAAGTAATTTTCCCAACGATAGCACCATCTCTACCAACCTACGGGCGATATTCACCATATTACAATAGCCAGGTGGTGATTGTTCTTAAGTACGAAGACACGTTTTGTGCATCTTCTGTTGTATCTTAAAAAATATCATCGTAAATCTTGGAGTCTACAAAGAAAGTTCAACATAATTTACCATCAGATCCTTTCCTGAATGAAAACCTGATGATCGGTAGAGGTAGAACTAAAGCACAGAATAGAATTGCATACAGCAGAAGAAGCTGTAGgaagaacaagaagaaaagaaacacatgATGAAATCAAAAATACTTTGACTTGATACAGTGCTTCCTCCATGTCATTGCCATCTGTTGCACAAGATGAGTGCAATTCTTGAGGTAAACTCTTATCAGAGAGGAGGTTGAAATAAGGGAGAGGGAGGATAAGGAGGATAAGGTGGAGAGGGAAcagatgaagggggggggggatgttttCGGTGATGTACACATTCAAGGAACCATAACCGAGTAACCGACTCAAGCATAAAATAGGTAAAAAAGCAATATCTGTTGTTTATGCAATGCACTGTTGCATAAATTGTGAACTTGAAACTTTGAAGAAGAATTGATTATTCATGATTTTTTGGGCTTTGAGATAAAAGAGCAGGCAAAAGCAGGCAGGCAGTTGTTTGAATATTGCTATGACAGATGTTATGGCAAACTGTACCCAGACAGTGCACAAATGTAATATTCTAGGTTTGAAGACTCACAAACTGTACCAAGACAGTGCACAAAAGTAATATTCTACATTTGAAAACTCACAAACTGTACCCACACAGTGCAAAATTGTAATATTCTATGTTTGAAAACTCACAAATTGTACCCAGACAGTGCACAAATGTAATATTCTATGTTTGAAAACTCACAAACTGTACCCAGACAGTGCAAAAACATAATATTCTATGTTTGAAAACTCACAAACTGTACCCAGACAGTGCACAAATGTAATATTCTATGTTTGAAAACTCACAAACTGTACCCAGACAGTGTACAAATGTAATATTCTATGTTTGAAAACTCACAAACTGTACCCAGACAGTGCACAAATGTAATATTCTATGTTTGAAAACTCACAAACTGTACCCAGACAGTACACAAATGTAATATTCTGAGTGTTAAAACTCACAAACTGTACCCAGACAGTGCACAAATGTAATATTCTATGTTTGAAAACTCACAAACTGTACCCAGACAGTGCAAAAACATAATATTCTATGTTTGAAAACTCACAAACTGTACCCAGACAGTGCACAAATGTAATATTCTATGTTTGAAAACTCACAAACTGTACCCAGACAGTGCACAAATGTAATATTCTATGTTTGAAAACTCACAAACTGTACCCAGACAGTGCACAAATGTAATATTCTATGTTTGAAAACTCACAAACTGTACCCAGACACTGCACAAATGTAATATTCTATGTTTGAAAACTCACAAACTGTACCCAGACAGTGCACAAATGTAATATTCTATGTTTGAAAACTCACAAACTGTACCCAGACAGTGCACAAATGTAATATTCTATGTTTGAAAACTCACAAACTGTACCCAGACAGTGCACAAATGTAATATTCTATGTTTGAAAACTCACAAACTGTACCCAGACAGTGCACAAATGTAATATTCTATGTTTGAGAACTCACAAACTGTACCCAGACAGTGCACAAATGTAATTATCTATGTTTGAAAACTCACAAACTGTACCCAGACAGTGCACAAATGTAATTATCTATGTTTGAAAACTCACAAACTGTACCCAGACAGTGCACAAATGTAATATCTATGTTTGAAAACTCACAAACTGTACCCAGACAGTGCACAAATGTAATATTCTATGTTTGAAAACTCACAAACTGTACCCAGACAGTGCACAAATGTAATAATCTATGTTTGAAAACTCACAAACTGTACCCAGGCAGTGCACAAATGTAATATTGCTATGTTTGAAAACTCACAAACTGTACCCAGACAGTGCACAAATGTAATATTCTATGTTTGAAAACTCACAAACTGTACCCAGACAGTGCACAAATGTAATATTCTATGTTTGAAAACTCACAAACTGTACCCAGACAATGCACAAATGTAATATTCTATGTTTGAAAACTCACAAACTGTCTGTTGTGCAGTCAAGCTTGAACAAGATAGATATAAGATAAAGTGCGGAGTAGTGAAGCTGAATGTTGCTAATGGATTACGTACCACTTGTGTCATATCAGACATTAGGAGAACAGCTGGAACAAACCATTGTTCTGGTCTACTGTCATCTAGAGAGAAACGATACCTGATTGTCTGTGAGTTGCCATTTGAATCCTGTATCACGGTGAGAATGAGAGAGACAATGCACCATTAATTAGGTAGGTGTGGCACTTCATTAACGATTATGAATGTTTTAAAGATAAATACTTTATAAGGACATTGGCATTATCAAATATGGTAGCTAGTGGTCACCCCATAATTCTCAACAAACTTATTCCTCTCCAACCAAAATCTTATAATCAGAAAATCTGTGTCTTTTAATTGGAGGAAACATTGGCATAGTAAGAACCAACCAAATCTGTTTAAATTCTGTTTGATCTCGATAGTGGAGTTGGTATTGGTGTATATTTGTCCCACATCAAATTGTGTTAAGCTCCTTAGAAATGGTCAGTTTACATTACTGTATGATAattcaaataatattaataccCTACAGCTATTTTAATCTCACTCAAGACAAATTGTATCAGGTGGAACTCGAGGTTACTTCACGTTTTTCTGTTTGAAATGCAACATACTGCTTTAATCTGAAGAAATGAGCATTGTATCTCAGCACAGCTTTATAATCAGATCAACACCCGAATAATGTTCGACAGGCTCTAAACAATGAGTGCAGTCTAATGGGCTATAAGAAAATATTCTAGATAATACTTTCAAGTCTTAAATGCAATCATTCCACTTAATCAAACTGACAATTtctctttgcttttctttcctCGTTTTTCTTCAATCCAATGATTGTAAAAggaaatattaaacaataaacCAATGAATTGTTTGAAAATTTCGACTAAGCATATGAATGTCATATTTCTGAGTTTTATTGTACTCCAGATACAGAGCATGTATTTTAGTATCATCCCGTGGAAATACCATGCTATGATACATCAAGGCAAATAATAAAGAAGAGTTGCTGTGAGTGATTCCTTAAAAGAAAGCAAATATCACAGGCTAATGGGGAAATATGAGCCATGAAGTTTAAAAAACTGTCCAGagaaattatttttcatatggaataaattattatcatacatatgtatacagtCTTATGTTGACTTCAGTTTtaacttttaaagaaaaataagataCTTGGAACAGAAACTTACAGTTGCGGTGACAGTAATGTCGTGCAGCCCTGTCTGAAATTGATTTGTGTTCCATGGTAGGACATAGAGGGGGCCCTCTACATGAGCTGCTGACCCTTGATGACTACCATCCAAATAAACAGCTGTGGATGTTATTTCAAACGGTGAAAAGAgtaaaaatctgaaaaaaaacaaggaaaaataaatagaaagtaagaaaaaattaagatatgacaataataacaaatattatcaCTGTATGCTAGAAATGATATCCAAATGGTAACATTGATGAAATTTAAAGTTTTCCTTGTCTTACCAACAAAACATAGTTTTAGAAAAAAGCCTTGTTCTTCCCTAACAGAAATTTAACAAATCTTCTCCAAGGGTTTATCattcagaaaagaaaaaaaaattaagattatTCAAAGAATCCTGACAAAAATTTCCATCAAATTTCAAGGGTCCTGTATTATTCCTAATTGTTGCATAACTTTACTGAGAGtagcaaatatttcttttgtatcATTCTATAAAGCAAAGAGACAAAGGGAATGAAACTGAAGGTAAGACTCCTCACCATTTTATGGATTATTAAAAGATGAAACAATAATCTTATGGATCAttataaaagatgaaaacaaTAATCTTTTGGTTTATTAAAAGATAAAAATCATGACTGATTGAAGAaggaaaattgttaaaaaagaaaattcaatgTAAAGActtctctttcattttttcaGGAACTTGATGAACTTGTAATGCAGTTGAAGGCATCAACTAAATCATTTATACTTTTAATGAGTGTattaaaacatcattacatatatatgtgaaattcAAGAGGTGTCTGGTGTTTATAGGTAAGCAGTTTGGTCAGGGCAGATTTGGTTATAAGATCGAACCAGTAAAACTATCAGTACAGTTGTACTTGAGACCACATGaaacatttcacaattttaataataaattcattttCCATACCTGATATGTGTCGAATGCAGCATTTTATGAACAGGTTCATGCTTTGGGGCCATGAACCTGGCCCTCTTAGGGTTAGTGATGAGGATGATGGGCCATTGACCAAATTTGATGTCTACAAAACTTAACATGTCATGATCCATGGCCATAACTCTATACCTGTAGAGAGGGGAACAAAATTGCACTCATCAAAACAAGTATCCTACTGTAGTTAGTCCATTGATCAAATAGCTGTGAGGATTATTCCAAACAGGAAAATTCCTGTCTTTGCAGCATGCAGTGTTTCATCTCATTATTCCTCAATACTGTTAACGTTATAATTTAAGGTTAAGCCTGTGGTAAGGTTAGGTTAAGCCTAAGGTAAGTTTAAGCCTAAGGTAAGATTAAGCATaaggttaaggttagggttaagCCTGTGCACAAAAATCAAACAACTTGATCAACTCTCAACCTTAGACCTGTTACATCAAGACTTAAATGGTGTGATCATGGTGGTGTTACACCAGTTAAGGATCACAACCCCCTTCAAAATAGACACCATACATGACCTCGATTAAAGGTTGGTGAGTGATCTAAGTACAGATGATTCCATGTTCTTTTACAAGTTGCTCATCACAGTCTACAAATATTTCTTAGCTGAAATAAACCAACCCTTCTACAAATATTACGTGGGAGACAAATTCACAACTTTGAACAAAAATTTTATTTACATACAGTAGCAAACTTCTGTAAACTCAGATAGTCTTTTGTAAGTAACCCATGGTTGAGAAGCACAAAATAAATTGCATGTATGCATTCATCTTAGTTTGTTATCTGTCCAGTCTTAGTCTGTTATCTGTCCAGTCTTAGTTTGTTATCTGTCCAGTCTTAGTTTGTTATCTGTCCAGTCTTAGTTTGTTATCTGTCCAGTTTTAGTTTGTTATCTGTCCAGTCGTCAACAGACTGTTCATGGAAGTTAACAATTAAcatactcatgaatattcagagatGTAGCTGAATTCTTTACAAAATCTGCTGTATACGATTAATTTAATGATCagatataaatgaatatttcaaCATACATTCTGTTATCCTTCCAGTCTTCTACTTCAAGTTCTAAGGTGCCAGACCTCTGTAAGGCCTTCAGATTAGGGAGGATACCTCCTAGACTGTGCAGATGACCACATAAGTAGGCAGTTGCTTTcctggcaaagaaaaaaaaacagtactaCTACTTCCCATAACATCTCTAAGAGGACATTTTCTTCTGGTTTTCATGAACACTTAACCAAAAATTAATTTGATGATAAGCAATTCAATACCCGAGTTTAAAGACTTCAAAGGCACATATGGAAAATGACATTCTTTTTACAGAAAGACCAAATAGTATCAAAGATCCTCAAACAAATTATGTGAGGGCTTGGAACAAATCATTTTACAAGCACTAACATCAAATATATTACTACTAGCTACAAAATAGAACAccttttcaattgtttcatgGAATAGGACATTCTTTTAACAGCAAGACCAAATAGTGTCAAGGATCTTATAACAAATTATGTGATGGCTTGGAACAAATCATTCTACAAGCACTAACAACAAACATATTACTACTAGCTACAAAATAGTACATCTATTCAATTGTTTCATGGAATAGGACATTATTTTTACGAAAAGACCAAATAGTGTCAAGGATCTTATAACAAATTATGTGAGGGCTTAGAACAAATCATTCTACAAGCAGTAACATCAAACATACTACTACTAGCTACAAAATAGTACATCTATTCAATTGTTTCATGGAATAAGACATTCTTTTTAcagaaacaacaaaatattgtcaAGGATCTTATAACAAATTATGTGAGGGCTTGGAACAAATCATTAGCAGTAACATCAAACATATTACTAATAGCTACAAAATAGAAGCATCTTTACCATTGATTTATGGTTAGTACTTACCCTAAGACATGAGTTAATCCTGGCTTTGGTGCTACCACAGTAGAAGTGGGATAATGTCCAAACAGTATCGTGTGGTTACTATGAACTGTCTTTGCTACATTAGCTTCTATCTTCGTCAATTCATTCTGAatttaaagaacaaagaaagtgAACACATGCAGACTCCAAGACTGACTATGCAACTGGGTAGTCATAGTGGGATGTACCAAAGATTGGATAACATGAATAATAAAGtaagtatgtatacatatgtattttagatcagATCAGGCACTCACAaaaaagccatcattggcttatcaaagccacaagctgaccgatgtcagtctcttagattcatatttaacgtccatgattatgaattgtcaacaactctgtgactggacgacatacattaatcttggagtgactcgaactcaggACCTTATAATtaaaaggcaccggcgttaaccactgagctaacactcccttgTGATTGCCTCATTGACTGGCCTCACTAACAGTACTTCAAACCCAATCACAAGATGTGAGCCAACTGCCAAATTTTGGTATTTCAAACCAAAAGATATGTTACCAAAATATATTACAGTAAGTTTTATTAACACTGCCATAACACTTCAAATCAAATATGTACAATATGTGTGATTATGATTAAGTCTACCCTACTCCAGCAACTGCTGTAGATATTAGTTATGAATTTCTCTCAGTGTTCAAGGTCATAGTTAGGATGACACCAAATTTGAACTTTAACCCACAATACCCACAGTCTATATTTCGTTAGTGTGCttagtatatatacactgtgttcCTTTCAGCTGATAAAACCAATTTCTATAATTCTTTTGGCTACAACATTTTCAATTCTTGGAACTAATTCTGCTGAACTGATAGTTCACGGTAATAGAATACTGCATGCTATCAGTAAACATGATAGGAACAACTGTGACTCACAGCAAAGAGAGATTAAAGGCACTCAGCATTGACTGCAAATATAAGCAAGCAAAACTTGCTATTAAAAAGCCATTTTGTCCCTATTGGCTCTCCACAACATTCAGCAGTGTACATATTAGGCAATAACATATATCTCAAAATTATTTTGACCTTCTTTGCATATAATAAAACAACAGTGACAAGCTTTAATCCCTCTAGCTGATAATAAGGATGTATATTGTTCCTATCATGTTTACTCATGTTTATTGATAAATTTcttcacaaacaaacaaacaattgacTTACTTCAGACAAGATTCCGAAAAAGTTAAAAGGCCTTTTTGGTCCAGGGTTCAATAAGGCATATATTGAGACAAAGGAATAAGTTCCAAATGGTAACTTATGTTCATAGACAAAGCTGCCGTAATCCCCATCAGGGCCATAAATGGAATATTTTCTGAATAAACGAACGAGAACAGGGTATATTTAAAGTTTTGAATGTTTCATTGTATATATGGAAGATGGCATACACACATTTTTCAGTTTAATCATAGCTATTATGTAACATCAACAGAAATGATGTCATAATGTAGAAATATGAAATCAAAGGAAAACCTacaaatatcataaaacaaCTTCCACATAAATAAGACACACATGAGTCAAGACTTACAGTAGGGCGAAATACTTCTGCATAAATAGACACAGATGGGTCAAGTAGTGCAATCTGGGCCAACTAAGCCCATTATACTTAATATCaaatatacataatatttaaCTTATTTGCAACTGAGTCGCGCCTTCAACGTCTTCAAACCTCAGCAGCCAGGCAGTTTACTCTGACAAAACCTACATCTCAAGTCTCGCCAGTCATCCGTACACTGCACTGGCTACCTCTTCCCCAGCACATTCTCTTCAAGATTCTCCTCCTCGTTTTTCATTCTCTTCATGGCACTTCACCTTCACACATTCCAAGTACTCATTCATCCGTACCAACCTACACGACAGCTTGGCTCCACCGACACAGGGCTCTTGCACATTCCATGAACACAACACTCTTGGGGACACTGGTCCTTTTCTGCATCTGGGCCATCCCTCCGGAACTCACTACCTCCTAGCCTTCGGCAGGAACGCTCCCTTACCAACTTCAAGTCTTAATTGAAAACTTTCTTTTTGTCAACGCTTAACTATGTTTGATTAACTCTATGTTGctacttttcatttcatgccGAGTCTGTACCATATACAGTAGTTTAAAATCTTTCTCATTACCTGAGCCAGGAGTGTAAAGTTGGCAGATATGGCACATTATAAGTGGCCACTTTATTAGTTATAAAGAATACTAACAAGTGGCATGAGCAATTTATTGACAAGATCGCTGTACAGagagaaacaatttttattgAACTTTAAAAAGAATCATGAGAATCAAAGTACAAGACATCttgaaaagttgaaatagaATTTGATGATTATGATGTATGTTTAAGTTGTGTCTACCTGTAAAAGTTATTCTCATGGCTGTTATGTGGAACATCAAATGCATCTGGAAAAGAGGAATGTAAAAAATGTTGTTGATAGAACAGGAGAGTGTTTTAAAGATCAGGGGTGGATTCAGAATGATCTGTAGTCCTGAGGTGGTCATATAGTACCCTCCTCTCATGAAAGCATCTGAACTTGTTTGGCTTTTGAGCTTTTTGATTAAACATtggattaacatttaggcctacgAGGAGTCGACGTCATATTCTCTTGAAATACCTTTAAATTAGCATTCCACAGTTTAagtatattttaaaggtgaacaTCTTGAAAACCTCAGTAGCAATAGAGacaaactactgtatgtgtgtcaCAATAGAGACActcaatttgtttttcttcgaCTATGACATATCATGATTATAATTCTGTCATCCTTTAACCCAGTCCAGTCCATACCATGGTTTCCACGTATATCAATCCAAACAGTCTTCTCATCTGCTTGAGCGAGTTTAATTGCGCTTCTGTATGACTTCCACTCAATTTCGTGCTGCGTCGAACCGATGTAGTCCTTCGTCTTTGCATCCGTTAAGTCTCCTGCAagattgaaaatgaaatgataaaGCACATAAATAACAGAAACTCAATATCAGTACACAAGACTTTTATTCTTTCCTTGATccaaaatattaatgaaatttcCTTCCCTTTGTATAGATTTTGTTTGACTACAATGCCGTACAAGGCCAGCTGAGCCTATTCTATCGGTGTCCATTGAACAAAAatttgtatacagtacaatAGAGAAAGAATACAAAGTTAGTAGTGTTGTCTGTACCTGTAACTAGTACTAGCTCTGGATGAATAACATCAATATTCTCCTTGCAAAACTGTTGGAAATCAGTCGTCCTTCCGGGATCACGGAAACGAGAAACATGGATGTCTGATATCTGTTggaacaaagaaacaattccAATATAAACTAGAGGCTGATGAAACGTGACAAGGCAATTCATGACCATTCTTCATTTTTTCATAATGGAAGTTAACAGTATTGTCACTATTGAAAACTATACaaaaagtcaacatttaaaCATATGTTTTGCACAACccactgtacagtactattAAATTTGCATATCATTTTTGTGTGCCACAAGAACAATAGGACAACTGGACTGCTCCTTATTTATGAGTAGGCCTAATCAAAAAAATAGTTCTTTTTTCCATTCAAGTTTATTAAACACTCTCTAACACTAAATGGAAGCTTGCATGTATTTCAACGATactgaaaatgacatttgaaaataacaCTCAAACTTGTAAAATTTCAactgtacaggtacagtatgagGGTGGTTGTAATGTCCCATTTCCCTGTATAAGGACACCTTGTATGTGATGCtcacatacatgtactgtacggCAAACTTAtaatacagtgtatatataacAACTGGTGTATTATAGTACATTAATTTATATACTGTAGGCAATCAGTGATGTCACAGCCATGTTCCTAGTAATTCATTAACATTTTGGGAGTTTTGTCAAAGTGTtgctttgtattttttttcggTTATCTGTCATTCAAATAAAAATCCTCTGGGCTATTCTTTTGACCGTATATTCCAGTCATGAAAAATTTGTGTCCCACAGATTTTATGTGATATTTTGAATCCACCATTCTAACCGTGGGTTACCATAATGAAGATTACGTAAATTTACCTTGTCTGCAATATTTCACTCGAAATATCAAGTTTTAATTTATAGTTACACTTACAGTAAATACCTGTCCAGGAGTACCATAGTACATTAAACCTGTTTGATAGTGATTATTACTGTACACTTAACCGGACAATTTTTGTCAATTCCCAATTTCTAAAGTTTCAAGACGAGCTAGTAAAATAACAATTGACTTGCACATATTTCTACCATTGTCTTGCATCTAGTCTTTAAAGCAAGATGAAtcacatattatattttttccTATTATTCCCTATGTTTAGGAATCATTCAAGGTTGGAGGCATATTATCACATAGATTCAGACCACTCTTTTAGGTTGGAGGCATATTATCACATAGATTCAGACCACTCTTTTATTTTCTCCTGGTCATCTTCATTTAGCTGACATAAACTATCAACACAATAGGGTATGTCCTTCCTGTTTATCTGGTCTTGGGGGTAGTGGTTCAGCTGACGAGAATCACTACTTTTCCCACTGGTGCTTCTTTTGTTGGCTGTTTTGTGTGGTCAGGGATTATCTTAAGCATTGTTTGCTG
This window contains:
- the LOC139971958 gene encoding transmembrane protein 62-like isoform X1 gives rise to the protein MINELCSSHKMMAKAIVLLGLVVLLPLVLISWLWAQMLDYYTVPVKYDGPSHHNGDVPPFPGMTSENLWWFIQISDIHVSRFRDPGRTTDFQQFCKENIDVIHPELVLVTGDLTDAKTKDYIGSTQHEIEWKSYRSAIKLAQADEKTVWIDIRGNHDAFDVPHNSHENNFYRKYSIYGPDGDYGSFVYEHKLPFGTYSFVSIYALLNPGPKRPFNFFGILSENELTKIEANVAKTVHSNHTILFGHYPTSTVVAPKPGLTHVLGKATAYLCGHLHSLGGILPNLKALQRSGTLELEVEDWKDNRMYRVMAMDHDMLSFVDIKFGQWPIILITNPKRARFMAPKHEPVHKMLHSTHIRFLLFSPFEITSTAVYLDGSHQGSAAHVEGPLYVLPWNTNQFQTGLHDITVTATDSNGNSQTIRYRFSLDDSRPEQWFVPAVLLMSDMTQVLLLLYAILFCALVLPLPIIRFSFRKGSDVLQCNPILRGLILLAHTDVYYYTMLLVSLYPLIGPWCVGELIGGYYGVSTMHGIYVNGSFVGEVFSYAVVLLDMVLLHLPLTVFFVIKLGLRERPPPQNGCVSSKREHQKSDNAKMLTFTSFLHCLAYLSLTFPLIWMFYVLKHVWYAYGPMAFFISPKSLWSDLLLLYAIYKVHLPSQPEVIANGSHSNHAS
- the LOC139971958 gene encoding transmembrane protein 62-like isoform X2 codes for the protein MMAKAIVLLGLVVLLPLVLISWLWAQMLDYYTVPVKYDGPSHHNGDVPPFPGMTSENLWWFIQISDIHVSRFRDPGRTTDFQQFCKENIDVIHPELVLVTGDLTDAKTKDYIGSTQHEIEWKSYRSAIKLAQADEKTVWIDIRGNHDAFDVPHNSHENNFYRKYSIYGPDGDYGSFVYEHKLPFGTYSFVSIYALLNPGPKRPFNFFGILSENELTKIEANVAKTVHSNHTILFGHYPTSTVVAPKPGLTHVLGKATAYLCGHLHSLGGILPNLKALQRSGTLELEVEDWKDNRMYRVMAMDHDMLSFVDIKFGQWPIILITNPKRARFMAPKHEPVHKMLHSTHIRFLLFSPFEITSTAVYLDGSHQGSAAHVEGPLYVLPWNTNQFQTGLHDITVTATDSNGNSQTIRYRFSLDDSRPEQWFVPAVLLMSDMTQVLLLLYAILFCALVLPLPIIRFSFRKGSDVLQCNPILRGLILLAHTDVYYYTMLLVSLYPLIGPWCVGELIGGYYGVSTMHGIYVNGSFVGEVFSYAVVLLDMVLLHLPLTVFFVIKLGLRERPPPQNGCVSSKREHQKSDNAKMLTFTSFLHCLAYLSLTFPLIWMFYVLKHVWYAYGPMAFFISPKSLWSDLLLLYAIYKVHLPSQPEVIANGSHSNHAS